A part of Oncorhynchus clarkii lewisi isolate Uvic-CL-2024 chromosome 17, UVic_Ocla_1.0, whole genome shotgun sequence genomic DNA contains:
- the LOC139369567 gene encoding alpha-2-macroglobulin-like has protein sequence MVLPGLQVWRWILFACIHWLCVCQETLRPVYMVAVPAVIQAGSEAKLCASLLQPNETLVMTVSLMADGQNKRLLHQSSDQEFHRCVQFQAPRVKSDKVLNFKVEVRGETFLSTEERRVMIKPYSPMTFIQTDKPIYKPGQTVLFRVVTLDTHFSPVNQLYNIVELEDINHNRIGQWVNTTSSGNILQLSHPLNSEAPVGSYTIVVWIGGEKIYHNFKVEQYVLPKFEIKMNLTDKISVVQEEFEVKVCAEYTYGQPVPGKAGVKLCRPLVDNAVIPITVDERNPQGVPDYTPPCHKESIEMDHTGCASYVFSMALFTKNAGEKLLGDVFSFHAEVQEEGTGITLSEERNVELSYVIGEFTFVDTPQIYEHGSIIEGKINAVRFNNTPISDMLVYLFEEKGWSSYLRLQNLTTDSRGIARFSVNTTSLPKENINLVVSDTPQVEYPGYRVPYFNRGQHLLSLIQPAAPDIKPSSSLAIQKVEKPLACGQVVSITIRYAVVGETVPKGSVAVLYLALSRGVIVQHGHINVTVQQDSPVAEGDVTLTLAVVPEMAPVVQLLVYSMLPSETVIAHSMNFPTEKCFRNKVLVEFSPSNAVPGEENTLHLSARPGSLCGLSAVDQSVGIMEPGKRLDADKIFHLLPVKETTYVPYELEDPVACLRVRPRRSIIPHPYGPSEQTNDPYAAFQTLGLKLATNLDIRVPSCLSYQGNQYYRSYVAYSLMARPGSAGPRLEMAVAGGLAAPPPPPIQTVRTFFPETWIWDLVEVGESGSLDVPLTVPDTITTWETEVFCLAPSGFGLAPLVELTVFQPFFLELTLPYSVIRGEHFELKATVFNYLSKCIMVSVTPALSSDYTLTPLRDVQDSSCLCANGRKTFSWTMAPSVLGVLNVSVSAEAVQSQTACDNGVVNVPERGRVDTVTRSLLVKAEGTEKSHTYNWLLCPTGEALTEEVELQLPQNVVDGSARISLSVLGDILGRALNNLDGLLQMPYGCGEQNMALLSPNIYILEYLRNTEQLTPAILEKATKFLTSGYQRQLNYKNADGAYSTFGQGLGNTWLTAFVLRSFGKAQSFIYVDPATMEQSKTWLERQQGQRGCFRASGKLLNNRMKGGVTDEVTLTAYITASMLELNMSVTDHVVDHSLSCLKNSTSDLSNTYATALLAYTFTLAGDMETRARLLQHLDTISFQEGGLLHWSQSSSETSPSLEVEISSYVLLASLSASSRSTSDLGYASRIVRWLVRQQNAYGGFSSTQDTVVALQALALYSTRVFSRGGASTVTVRSPSGDRCLFHVNQNNKLLYQERALQDTEGKYSVEVQGSACASVQVVLHYNVPTPTRSTTLSIQVTPEVDCNRKSLRPRVTLKLQSRYHGKELTTNMIIVDLKMLSGFSPDPDSLGRLRGSSQVDRVDIKDDHVLMYLTELTSLPFHITLDIIQELPVQNLKPAVVKIYDYYQPSDQAETEYIFPCN, from the exons ATGGTTCTTCCTGGGCTTCAGGTTTGGAGATGGATCCTCTTTGCCTGCATTCACTGGCTTTGTGTCTGTCAAGAGACTCTAAGACC GGTTTACATGGTAGCCGTTCCTGCAGTGATACAGGCAGGCTCAGAGGCCAAGCTTTGTGCCAGCCTTCTGCAGCCCAACGAGACCCTGGTCATGACCGTATCTCTGATGGCCGACGGGCAGAACAAGAGACTTCTCCACCAGAGTTCTGACCAAGAGTTTCACCGCTGTGTCCAGTTTCAG GCCCCTCGTGTGAAGAGCGACAAAGTGCTGAACTTTAAGGTGGAGGTTCGAGGAGAAACATTTCTATCAACAGAGGAGAGAAGGGTCATGATCAAACCCTACAGCCCCATGACGTTCATCCAAACGGACAAACCAATCTACAAACCAGGACAAACGG TGCTTTTTAGAGTCGTCACCTTGGATACCCATTTTAGCCCCGTCAATCAGCTG TACAACATTGTGGAACTTGAG gacattaatcACAACCGGATTGGACAGTGGGTCAACACTACATCCAGTGGCAACATTCTGCAGCTTTCTCACCCCCTGAACTCTGAAGCCCCTGTAGGATCCTATACCATTGTAGTGTGGATTGGTGGAGAGAAAATCTACCACAACTTCAAGGTAGAACAGTATG TTTTGCCCAAGTTTGAGATCAAAATGAACCTCACTGACAAGATCAGCGTTGTTCAAGAGGAGTTTGAAGTGAAAGTGTGTGCAGA ATACACGTATGGGCAGCCTGTACCTGGTAAAGCAGGGGTGAAGTTGTGCCGACCTTTGGTGGACAATGCAGTGATACCAATAACAGTTGATGAGCGAAATCCACAAGGAGTTCCTGATTACACACCTCCATGCCACAAAGAGTCAATAGAG ATGGACCATACTGGCTGTGCTTCTTATGTCTTCAGCATGGCACTTTTCACAAAGAACGCAGGAGAGAAATTGCTGGGAGACGTGTTTAGTTTCCATGCAGAAGTACAGGAGGAGGGGACAG GTATTACACTGTCAGAGGAGAGAAATGTAGAGCTCTCCTATGTGATTGGAGAATTCACATTTGTTGACACGCCCCAAATCTATGAGCATGGATCAATTATCGAAGGCAAG ATAAATGCTGTTCGATTTAACAACACACCCATCTCTGACATGTTAGTCTACCTGTTCGAGGAAAAAGGCTGGTCCTCATATCTACGACTACAGAACCTAACCACGGACAGTCGTGGTATTGCCAGGTTCTCCGTCAACACAACCAGTCTGCCCAAAGAGAATATTAACCTCGTA GTGAGCGACACCCCACAAGTGGAGTACCCAGGATACAGGGTCCCCTATTTCAACAGAGGGCAACACCTACTCTCGCTGATCCAGCCCGCTGCCCCTGACATTAAACCATCCAGCTCCCTGGCTATTCAGAAGGTGGAGAAACCACTGGCGTGTGGGCAGGTGGTGTCCATCACCATCCGCTATGCCGTCGTAGGGGAGACTGTCCCAAAGGGCTCTGTGGCTGTCCTCTACCTG GCCTTGTCCAGAGGGGTCATAGTTCAGCATGGACACATCAATGTTACTGTGCAGCAGGACAGTCCTG TAGCCGAGGGTGACGTCACCTTGACGTTGGCAGTGGTCCCAGAGATGGCGCCGGTGGTTCAGCTCCTGGTGTACAGTATGCTACCCAGTGAGACTGTCATTGCCCACAGCATGAACTTCCCCACTGAGAAATGCTTCAggaacaag GTGTTGGTGGAGTTCTCACCCTCCAACGCTGTCCCAGGGGAGGAGAACACCCTGCATCTCTCGGCCCGGCCCGGTTCCCTCTGTGGCCTCAGTGCTGTTGACCAGAGTGTTGGCATCATGGAGCCAGGGAAGAGGCTGGATGCTGACAAG ATATTTCATTTGCTACCGGTCAAGGAGACGACCTATGTTCCCTACGAGCTTGAAGATCCAGTAGCATGTTTACGCGTTAGACCAAGGAGATCCATAATACCACACCCATATGGACCGTCTGAGCAGACAAATGATCCTTATGCAGCTTTTCAG ACACTGGGATTGAAGCTAGCGACTAACCTGGATATAAGAGTACCTTCCTGCCTCAGTTACCAGGGGAACCAGTACTATCGCTCCTATG TAGCTTACAGCCTAATGGCTAGGCCTGGATCAGCGGGTCCTAGACTTGAAATGGCTGTGGCTGGTGGACTTGCCGCTCCACCTCCGCCACCCATACAGACGGTCCGTACATTCTTCCCTGAGACATGGATTTGGGACCTTGTGGAAGTTGG GGAGTCTGGATCTTTAGATGTCCCCCTGACAGTCCCAGACACCATCACCACCTGGGAGACTGAGGTCTTCTGCCTGGCCCCCAGTGGCTTTGGTCTGGCTCCTCTGGTGGAGCTCACGGTCTTCCAGCCCTTCTTCCTGGAGCTCACCCTGCCCTACTCAGTCATCCGGGGAGAGCACTTTGAGCTGAAGGCCACTGTGTTTAACTACCTCTCCAAGTGCATCATG GTTTCTGTGACTCCAGCTCTTTCCTCAGACTACACTCTCACACCCTTGCGTGATGTCCAGGACTCCTCGTGCTTGTGTGCCAATGGACGAAAGACCTTCAGTTGGACAATGGCCCCCTCTGTCCTGG GGGTTTTGAACGTGTCTGTTAGTGCAGAGGCTGTCCAGTCCCAGACTGCGTGTGACAATGGGGTTGTGAACGTACCGGAGAGAGGACGCGTTGACACAGTCACACGGAGCCTGCTGGTGAAG gctGAGGGAACAGAGAAGAGCCACACCTACAACTGGTTGCTGTGTCCTACTG GAGAAGCTCTGACGGAGGAGGTGGAACTGCAACTTCCCCAGAATGTGGTGGATGGCTCTGCTAGGATTTCCCTCTCGGTTCTGG GGGACATCCTGGGTCGGGCCCTCAACAACCTGGATGGACTGTTGCAGATGCCGTATGGGTGTGGGGAGCAGAATATGGCCCTGCTCTCCCCCAATATCTACATCCTGGAGTACCTGAGGAACACAGAGCAGCTCACGCCAGCCATCCTAGAAAAGGCTACCAAGTTCCTCACTAGTG GTTACCAACGGCAGCTGAACTACAAGAATGCTGATGGTGCGTACAGCACGTTTGGACAAGGCTTGGGGAACACCTG GCTGACTGCTTTTGTCTTGAGATCCTTTGGCAAAGCCCAGTCTTTCATCTATGTTGACCCGGCAACGATGGAGCAATCCAAGACTTGGTTGGAACGTCAACAAGGCCAACGTGGCTGTTTCAGAGCTTCAGGGAAGCTCCTGAACAACAGAATGAAG GGTGGAGTGACGGATGAAGTCACACTGACGGCTTACATCACTGCTTCAATGCTGGAGCTCAACATGTCCGTGACG GATCATGTTGTGGACCACAGCTTGTCTTGCCTGAAGAACTCCACCAGTGATTTGTCCAACACCTACGCTACTGCTCTGCTGGCCTACACCTTCACCCTGGCAGGTGACATGGAGACACGGGCCCGGCTTCTGCAGCACCTCGACACCATCTCATTTCAAGAGG GGGGTCTCCTGCACTGGTCCCAGTCCTCCTCGGAGACCTCACCCTCCCTGGAGGTGGAGATCAGCTCCTACGTTCTGCTGGCGTCCCTCAGTGCCTCTTCTCGGTCGACCTCTGACCTGGGCTACGCCTCCCGCATCGTCAGGTGGCTGGTGAGGCAGCAGAACGCCTACGGAGGCTTCTCTTCCACCCAG GACACGGTGGTGGCCCTCCAGGCCCTGGCTCTCTACTCCACCAGGGTGTTCAGTAGAGGAGGAGCCAGCACAGTGACAGTCAGGTCTCCCAGTGGGGACCGGTGCCTCTTCCATGTGAACCAAAACAACAAGCTGCTGTACCAGGAGAGGGCGCTGCAGGACACAGAAGGGAAGTACAGCGTTGAAGTGCAGGGCAGTGCTTGTGCCTCAGTGCAG GTGGTGCTCCACTACAACGTCCCTACTCCTACCAGAAGCACAACGCTCAGTATCCAGGTGACTCCAGAGGTGGACTGCAACAGGAAGTCTTTGAGACCCAGAGTCACGCTGAAGCTCCAGTCTCG ATATCATGGAAAGGAGCTCACCACCAATATGATTATAGTGGATTTGAAAATGCTCTCTGGGTTTTCTCCAGATCCAGACTCTTTGGGGAGG CTGCGGGGTTCAAGTCAAGTGGATCGTGTTGATATCAAAGATGACCATGTGTTAATGTACTTGACAGAG CTGACATCACTTCCTTTCCACATCACCCTGGACATCATACAGGAGCTCCCAGTACAGAATCTAAAGCCAGCAGTGGTCAAGATCTATGACTACTACCAGCCAA GTGACCAGGCTGAGACAGAATACATCTTCCCTTGTAACTAG